CACGTACAAAGTTAGATATATAGGTTCTGGAAGGGACAGCAGAAAACTTTTAACAGCAAGAAGAAAACGAAGCTATCCGAGATGGTCCGTTACTGACAACTATGCTCGCGACAACATCGTTTCAGTTGTTGGTATTGGACTCCAGTCACTTCCATTTTCTGGCACCGTTGGAAAACCAACCTCTTCAAGCTCACTCAAAGATAAATTATATGGGGAACACATCTAGTCTGGTGGGGAATGATAAGAAGACCTACCTCAGTTTTCAAGTTTATGGTTGCCACGTTAAGCAAGAGATTTATATTCAAGCATCTCAGCTTTGAAGAAATCTCAGATGTTGAATCATCAATGGTTAGATATCTTATTATCTGTTTagtaatttgattatttaaattaaatttaaaataacaaaaaagaaagctATCAGATGTCATGTGTGACAAGTGTGAAAGACTTATACTCTTGTGTATGTTGTCTGGtatgtttcttctacttcatATAGTGAATCTGAACACTCACctagcattttttttttcccaaattgaaatatatattaaagcgGGCCAAGCCCAACATTACAAACCCGATCACATCGGACAAACAACACAACAACTCTAAAGCCCATTACCGGGTAACGACTACACGGCCCATCGGCCCAACCCAAGAAACCACGCGACTAGACCGGTCCACGCGTCAGAGAGGGCAGACACGTGGGTNNNNNNNNNNNNNNNNNNNNNNNNNNNNNNNNNNNNNNNNNNNNNNNNNNNNNNNNNNNNNNNNNNNNNNNNNNNNNNNNNNNNNNNNNNNNNNNNNNNNgtaatattttttatttattagtactGAAATCATAGAAggtaatattaatataaaatatatacgaATGTATTCAACGCACTTGCTCATCTCCTAGTATCAGTTGATATGTCATGGTCGAAGTACCAACAACTGTAATACCCTTGATGATTAACTTCACGGAGATAGGTTTCAAGATTTTCGAATAACTCAACTGAGCGAAGTTTGTGAGAGTACCCATTTCAAGAGAGTAATGAAAAAATATCAGTTTACGTTTGCTATGAGCAAGTTTAATTCAGCAATTCTATTTAAATTGCACAATACAGAATATTTCATTGAAATGGTCGACACAAATAAAGTAATTGCATTGATCCTACATTTGAATACACGATATATAGTTACCATTATTAAGCCCAACTAATAAATACTGATTATgtgatatttattaaaatattgatgcACTTGATTAGAATCAATGATTAAATATAGTTCCCTAATTaccataaattttattaaaaatcgcGATATAAATTCCTATCCAAAATAGGAATGTCGTTTTTTTGGAAAGAACCATTATTTAGGACATCTAATCATTCTCAATTATTAGTTATTAAgtacattaaaatttaataggTTATATACTAACGCCATCGATTACAATCAAGCAATATATTTTGTTCCCTAATAACCATAGATCCTCATAAAAAATCCAGACATGAATAATATCCAAAATACggtgatttattttaaaaataaaataaattatgctACTAAATTAGGAAAAGGCAAAGTAGAATTTAATACTGCTCTTCATCGAagtttcatattaatacaaACGATTCGTACAGTTTTCAACGTAACCTTATTTTTAGGGTCAGTAAATTGAAGTACCTGCATGCAATGAAAATTAATGGAAGTTTCTCAttacgaaagaaaaaaaatggattCACCCTCAAAAATATAACAACAAAGCAGCTCATATGTAAAACCGTTTGATAACAGGCTAGATAATTGTCCTCGAATCAAAATAATAAGTGGCGCAGCATTAACAAAGGAGGTCATCGAGAATCTGCTTCTTCTGAATAACCACCACCTTgattatataagaaaacaaaaaataattaacaaaacttCCGATTTTAATTGATATCATAACAAATATTCAAAAGGAACACACCATCATTGAAGATTCTCAGTTGAATCGTTGTGGAAAAGATTCTCGAAAACCTCGACAAATAAACAACTCACTTGAAACTTACCAACCAAGTAATCACCATCTAGATTACCAGACATGAGATCTTTGTAATTTACTGGGTTGAAACCAGTCAAATTACGTGGTAAATCTTCACAGTTCTTCACTTTTGTCGTGGGGAGAAACACGATCTTGTAAGGGTGGGGGGTAGTCCGATATTGTCCACAAGATTGCGTCACAATGAAGTTCGCCATCAGTTTAGATTCACCTTCTCCAATCAGACCTTCATACTGAGCAACCTCATCTTTCTTAACACTTCCATGAATCTTATCAccctacaaaaaaaacaattgaacaAACTaatgttaatataaaaaaaacgtTGAATAATAAACAGATAACACTtgataaaagaaagaaacgatGAAGAAGATTACATTTGAATCGACCAAGACCATTTCAATACTCTCTCCACCAACCACCGAGTATTGCTTCCAAAGTCGGATGATCTTGACCCTGATCTTCCACATGTTTTTCTTAGGCTTTAGATCGGCGACCATGTCAAAACCTGCCATAACAAAAgctcaaaactttttttttagttaataactaatattattgaaatttagATTGGTGTGGTATAATACGAAGAAGTAAACTTGTTTATATAGTGAGTAGAACATACATATCATAGTTAATGCGTATTTACCGTGGTCGGCATGAATCGATGACTGATCTGGTATTAAAACTATATAGAAAGTTACTGGAAAGAAACAAATTTCGAACGCAAAATTTGGAATAACGAATCACGGTTATTACTAAATCACTCATATTTAGTACTTGACTTGGTTTACTTTCCATATGCAAAACTATGAATAGTAAATTGGTGGAAagacaattttaaaaaaatggaaagaGGAAAGAAAATCGTTTATTCAAATTTCGATTTcgagaaaaatatttttattctctgACATTAACTATTACTATATTTAATATGAGTAGTAATTGGGTTTCCATTTATAAAAGAACATTATaaatcttattaaaaatatgttacaaAAATAGAAGGTGAgaataaattcaaaaatcatGCAGATCATCATTTTTACCCTTATaaggaaattaaaatattactcATATTCTAGAGTCAGTATAATCTATAATAGTTCGATTTTCATTGCCAAAAATTAAGCACTTTCCACTCTCTATTTAATAGCAGTAATAATTGGGTTTCCATATACAAAAGAACATTGTCAATGTCATTAAAAATCAGAACAAATATAGAAGGTGAGAATTAATGCAACAATCACGTAAACAAAAATACTCGAATCAAGAAACTGACGTATTTCCTTATATACACATGCGAACATGAAACTATATAGAATACTCATACGAAAATGATGTTTGTCCAATGGCATAAACCGTAATATCCTAAGATACTTAAGTCTTCTTTCAAAAAGAGTCTGAGAAGGAATCTCGTGCCGACACGTCGTCAAAATGACAATTCCGAAAATATGATACTCTTTGAAGGTTACTCTTGTTTtttgcttctgttttaatattaagaggatatgaataaaaaaatgaGTTACTTAGGATTAAAACCAGATTTGTTGGTGATGTTAGATTGTTAGgcaattaatataatatttacacGGTTAACAAATAAACTTATATTTGCTTATTTCGATGTTTCTAGTACTCATCTCTGATTTTAGATTGTCTACTTTAGCACAAGCTTCATGTTTTCTGCCATTAAAGGGTTGTATCTTAGCTTGTGATTTTTGAAATCTTTGTTCAGCACGTCGATATGCGCATCTCACTCACATGGCCAAGTCTGTTTTTACTACTGCATAGATCTCAACTTCAAACTAAACCTCTTAATACTTCCTCTAAAATTCTCTGTATCATAGTGCTCAATCTCTTTAATCTTCATCAATTTGATATAGATCATTTGTTTATTAGCAAACTCATGTGTCCATGATGAGATCAGGTGATTATTaagagatgaaaaaaaaaacttgtattcCCAAAATCAAGTTTGGGAATAGCATCATAAGAAAAACTACCGAAagagattaaatacaaacttaAGTGTTGGAGCTATCTAATTATTTTCTTGAGAACACCATAGGGATAGAGAAAGAAAAACTAACTGAAGATTCAATATTCACATTCGTACAAGAAACAACATTAGGAAAATGAACCCTTTTATGAAaatcctttaacaaaaaaaaaaaaaaaatgaaccctttaagataaagaagaagaaacagaaaaaaaataataataggaCAAGATGACAAGTAGttctctatttttaattttccagAAATGAATTTTCAGGTTGTTCTTTGTGGAAATTGGAAACTAAGCTAAGAGAAAATAGatgcaagaaaaagaaaaaatgaatatttgaattttgaaaagatTTAGATATTAGAGATATAACCTTCCGTCTAACAATGCACAAATATGATTCActaaataaaatcttataagATCTCAATTAAGATTTTGCCTACATATTCTATTGAAATTCTATTGAAATTCATAGGTGTGACTATAGAGATAGCAGAGAAAATATGAACTATACACCGTTGGTAAATAGTGTAAATTGGTATATAgctaaataaaatgttttggTAGGAGTACTAATTTCTCTAAAAACTATGGTAACTAGATTCTACCAAAATCATTTGGATTTTGAATAACACCTGTTTTGATTCATTTTCAGTTCCACTTATCTAATCATCAATCCAATAACAGTTGATCTTGATgtattttaatcaaatcttaATCCAATGACACTGGAACTTTAGATTTAAATTACATTCAGTTCCATTAAACTTCCCAATCCAATAACCCCTAGTCACTTCTTTTGTTGGGAGAAGTGAAACAGGACTCTTTCTTTACCCACTTGGGAACCTGATTTTGTAAACTTCTTTAGAAACGTATTCCGCTTTGACAACCTTGTTCTCGTAGAGCCGTCCGTGTAACGAATGAGCTGCAGCGCGTGTGGCTTCTGGTCTTCCGTACTCTATGAAGATACAGCCTGGCTCAAACACATCCTTGGGGTCTTGTTCTTCCTCCATCTTGTCGCCACTATCCCATCTTGTCTTGACAGCACGGGCTGATCCTACTTCTTGCGGATTCTCTGGCTCATCCTGTGCAAGGGCTGATCCTACTTCTTCTTGCGGAATCTCTGGCTCCTCTTGAGTACGGGCTGATCCTACTTCTTCTTGTGGAATATCTGCGTCGTCTTGAGCACGAGTTGATCCTACTTGCGGAGTCACTGCCTCACTTACCCCGAAAAGCTTTTCACAATTTCCTTGTTCAGTGGAGTCGTGATCTTCATTTGCTTGAGTGATCGTCTCAAGCGCAGTAACAGATAACGGTTCACATAACTTGTTGTCACCCGTCGAACTGTCTGATCTGACAACGTCTCCATTATCTACATTGTCTGCTGTGTCATCCACTTTCTTGGATACCTCCTCTTTCTCCGGTATGACTGACACATTCACTTCTTTAGATTCTTGGTTCATCGATGCATCTGTGTAGGAACCACTAATATCTTTGCGCTCATGTTCCACAATGTTTATCGACTTAATAACACCAAACCTGCATCACAACAAGACGCAGAAATCTAGTTTCTTAAATTTACTAGCTTTTAGAGCTAATGAACTCATGGGAAGAGAAATCTCAGAGCTAACCTGGCACATTCTAGCCGTACGTCCTCCAGAATTTCTTTCACTTCCGGCTCGGAAAGCAAAGGTAGATCTTCTGGATCAACCTGTTAAACAAGAGAGAATAAAACTTTAGTAATATCCTCACAAAGCTTATGTAGGTGGTATTCACAAGAAAAAAGGTAAATCATATTCTCACCAAGTTTTTAAGCTTTAGGATATGCTTAGGCTTTCCAAGAAGTGGTTTTGCATGCTCAGGTATCCCATAGGATGGTGGATTCTCAGTTGCCTGAAACACACATTATGTACCACATCACTCTCAGTAACGAACGCAGTTTCTGTTATATGTCAACCATACAATACATGAACTAACAAAAGGTAAAGTTGGGTCATTGAATTACCGCTACAGATGATGCATCAGGAAGTGCACAAACGGCAGTTATTACACTTCCACCTAACTTCATACCATTAAGGCCGGCACAAGCTTTGGGGGTAACAGATCCATCAGTGTACTGAGGTACATAtgtaaaaatagttaaaaacaaATGCAGAAATTTGGGAATACAGTCACATTCACTGTTCCAGTTTCAAGGAAAAAAACATGATCTAATGCTAACAAAAAAATGACCACATAAATACGAAACAATCACAATAATTACATCAAGCTAACCGATTATTATGGGACATTTGAGTTGAGCTTCAAGGCACATATAGATTACAGAGTGATTTTAAATATTGGCCACAGAGAAAGCGAGATAAGAGCATCTTCTAACCTCTAGGAAAGCGCATCGCTGATTGAGATCATTGTTGATCACGAACCGGTATGCTTTTAAAGGTCCAAAGACGCTGACAATCTCCTTAAGCTGAAAAGCAGGAAAGAAGGATCAGAAAAATCCTTAAGGGTGAACTGAGACTAATAGGAATGTGTCAAACGTATCCAAAAGGGTTACAGCTAATCATACCATTTCAGATGAAATTGCTTTTGGAAACCCACCAATAAAGATCTGCACAAGTATATTCGAATCAACAACAAGCTTGAcaggaaaaaataaatcaatagcACGCAACTAGCAAATCCAAAAACAGATTAACACTTTCAAGATTATGAACCATAAATATGCCGCAGATGAAGAGAAAATTCCAATTCTGTTCTTTGTGTGTTTTCCGGTTTAAGATTTTAGTAAGGTGTCTGACATATAGCCAATATGAACAAGTTTTTAACCGTAACACCTACCAATACCAGCCAAAGTTAATAAGAAAGATGATATATCCTAAAATCTTCATTCTAAACTACTACAAACGAATTAAACGGGAAAGGGATAAGACTTTTTAGCACGAAAAACTATGTGTACAATGTTTTGAGTGGAAATGACAGTCAAATTTACATATTCCAATGTTTTGGTCTCCAGAACAAGATTTTTCGTGGTATGGAAACTATGCGCACAAACTTAATTTGATCTGAACTATATACCATTTGTTAACTGAACTATACAGTTATCTAATTAAAGAAATATGGCTTGTGATATTTAAAGTATATTCTACACTCGTTGTCAATATAAAACGTTTGACCCACTGTCAAAAGAAGTCAATTTAGGGGATTAGTTTCTACCTTGTTCGATGAGTCATCCACATTGTCACTTAGCGCACTTGTGGCTGGCTCCTTTTTCTCCAATTCACCGCTCTGCATGAAAATAGCAACCGTCTGAAAACCTGCTTCATGGATTGTAACCATAACATAGCTCAGAAATCATAGCAAAACCACAGTACTGGTTTACAAGGCCAAGTAGAAGGACACAGTCTACAGCCTTGATAATCAGTCAGTTTTCAAAGAATTTCCTACAGCTACTCAACCGAAAATCACAGAAAGAGCTGATTAAACATgaagaacaaagacaaaaaatCCTCCGTTGCTAGGCTCAAGAAAAGGGTTGTTCCACCTTGCTAGGACTCCAAATCTCATTAATAATAGCTTTCTGCAATGGTAATTCTGCGTATCTTTTACCATTTACAAGAAAGTTGAACATAAGCAATGGAACACGGATCCATTCAAGAGAAGGGGGTAAAAGTTTAGGGCATAAATGTAATTCTTAGAGCTATATCACGAAAGCATCGAGACAACAATCAATACAAAGTATCTGATCCTGCTAGGAATAACCATATGGTATCATATGACactacaaataaataataagaaggAGAACACAAGAACGGTAAACGAAGATTCACAAAGGAATCATAAggatgatttttataaattccCCAAAGcccaaaagagagaagaaaaaagcaACGAAACTTGAAACACAATAAACTCGTCACTACACCTGCGAATCTTCTTATTTAGCAGACAGCTTCATCAGCCTCCTGAATGTGAAATATGACATACCCAACATAAACACCCTATTTAAGAGATTCCAACACACCAGTCAGAATACGATTTCACATGTGGcttgaaaacatattatttcaaGAGTATGAATCCAAAAACTACAGTATCTCTCAGTGTCGCCTATTCCCTTCATCCATGAAAGCGTTTACATTAACGACGTCCAAATTTCTATTCTCAAAATCAAAGGGCATCCTTGGGAAAACATCGCTAGGATTTAACCATAATGAACTAATCTAAACCATATGTTTCCCACCATATATGCCTACAGTTGTAAGAACAACAGGTGTGATTTATCAACTGTCTTGCATTCAATGAACTCTCAAGTAGCAATACAAAGTTTATAAACTAGTGTCATGATGCTTCCATCTATACTGCCTTCAAAGACAAGGCCATGAGTATATCTTGGTTCCAGTAAAGGAGACTTAAGCAGAGACACAAGTATACAAATCTGAGATTGAATCATATATGAATCGATGATGATAAAGAAGTCTACTAATTTCTCTGATTATAGATTAGAAGGCCAAACATAGTCAATCAAGATGCttgaacagaaagaaaaaaaaacataagtatCACTACACGAGAATGTGGACTGACAACACATGGTTATGTGCTCTAAGATATTGGGTCCagattttttagtaatttgatAAGTCTGATATATACTTCTAGTTTGAATCTCAATCTGGACCAAACGAGGACTGGTGCTCACTACTCGTGAATAATGCATCATAAACTTGCACCAGACAGTCATATATATGACAATAATTGAATGTCAAATTGCATTCAGGCTTGAATCACTAAAAAGAAGTCACACAGGTCTCAGTAAGCATGTTGTAAACTCAATTGTATTGAAAGTGGAAAAATAATCGTTGAACCATACTGATGGCACCAACGACATATCAAAAACTAACCAGATGACTATTAAAGGTTACACATGTGCAGGCAGCAGATAGCAAGAGTTCGAGAGAAAGAGAATGTAGAGAAGTAGAGATTGCAATTCTTACTGTTGTCTCGACATAGTCTTTAGGGCGTcgaattttgaggtttgaacCCGCAAAGGAGCAGCCATCCAAGGAGAGTGCAGCAGAAGCATCCTGTGGTGTAAGGAACTCAACTAGCGCCTGATTTTTTTCCTTGTTTATCTGCAATTAAAGGACAAAACACCATCACCTATATTCCACAAACATAAGAAGAGTAATGTGAATAATGAATTCATACACCAGAAACTTACAATACAACTTATACATGGTTCGCTTCCTTTTATGTGATTGGAGCCTGAAGATAGCATATAGCCATTGAGGCATTCAATTAGAGACTTCTCAGAGGCCGAATCTGGCACATTTTCTGCGTAAAGTCTCCTCATACGCCTGGTGGATTCGGTCAGTTGAACAGAATCAACTGAACTGGTCTGCTTTGCTGGTGGTGTCCTAAAAGATGCCTCTATATGTGGGTTCAAAAGCATCAAGGAAGCCTCGCTAATGGTAGGATATGCTGTCTGAGTGGCTGGTTGGAGACCAGAAAACCCTGAGTTCGAGAACATGCCAGCAGTTACAGTAGGTGGAAGATCCCATTTAGCAACTTTTTTCTCTGAAGGAAGATTAGATGGAGAAGCAGCCTTGGCAGAGGCGTCCTCCCTTCTTTTTCGCGGTGAGTATCCACCAAGTTCACTTTTGGAAGAACTATACCGTCTAGACTTGTTATTTACGGTGCTTGTCACCTTTTTATCATTATCGTTAAAATGATGCTTTCCTGACCTATCCTTAGCAGTATTTTCAGAGCGATCCTCACGGCTTCTTTTATGACGCGATATTGGTAAGGGAGATGACCTTTTCTCCCTATCATGCCCATGATCTCGACTTCTTGATCTCCTTCTCTGTCTCATGTCACGTTGATCCGATTTGGGTTGTTCCCTTTTTTCCGATCTCTCTGAAGCTTCAACACTGTGCAGGTTTGCTGGATCATGCCTATCCTGCCCATGATCTCGACTTCTtgatctccttctctctctcatgTCACGTTGATCCGATTTGGGCTGTTCCCTTTTTTCCGATCTCTCTGAAGCTTCAACACTGTGCAGTTTTGCTGGATCATGCCTCCTGGACACATTTCTCTCCCTATTCTTCATATGATCTCCATTTTGATTCTCTCTCTTGTTTCCACAGTCAGGTTTCATACTATTTTCATTTCGTGGTATGTCTGCCACCACTAGACTTCTAAGACGCTTCCTACTACCAGCTAATTTTTCGAGAGCATTTCTTCCTTGTTCTCCGCCTGTTTCCTGTGGATGAATCTGCTTTTCAGTTGTCTTTTCAGCAGGCCTTTCTCTGTTTACCTTCATTTTGGTATCCACACCACGCCCATCTCTATCTGTCCTTGTTTTCATTTCAGTTGTAGGAAATTCTCCTTCAACCCTTATTTTTCTGTTTGCAGCAAGGTCTTCCTTCTTTATCTTTTTATCTGCTCTTTCCTCCCTAAAACCAGAActagtttcttctttctttattcgTCTATCCTTAATATCTTCTTCCACTATTTTTTCTTTAGCTGTAGAACCCTTTCCTTCTGCCTTCCGTTTTCTATTGCCAGCAGGCTCCTCATCTTTTGTTGGTTTATCTAGTTTTTCTTCTCTAGAACTAGAAATGGCTTCCACCTTCTTTCTTGACCTGTCTTTATCATGTTCTTGACGCCTCAGTTTATCAGATCTATGATACCCTCTTTTAGACTCATGATAGTCAGAAACCTTCTCACCAAGATCGTTACTCAGTAGCTGAGCTGCTCCTACAGGATCCTCTTTCATCGATTTTTCTTCTCTAGAACTAGAAATggtatcttctttcttttttgaactGTCCTTAACGCGTTCTTCAGGTCTTAATTTCTTGGATCTGTCATGCTCTCTTTCGGACGCACGGTAGTCAGGAACCTTATCAACAGGGTCCTTTTTCACTGGTTTATCTAGTCTTTCTTCCCTAGAACTAGAAGTAgtgtcttctttctttcttgagCTGTCCTTAACACTTTCACGACTCACTTTCTTGGATCTTTCAAGCTCTCTTTCAGACGCATGATACTCCGAGACCTTCTCAACAAGATCATTACCCAGTAACTTAGCTGCTTCAACATGGTCCTTTTTCCTCGGTTTATCTAGTCCTTCATCCCTGAAACTAGAAGTGgtatcttctttctttcttgagCTGTCTTCGTCACGCTCTTCATGCCTTACATTCTTGGACCTATCATTCCCTTTTTCAGAAGCAAGATCTTCAGAAACCTTCTCAACAAGATCGTTGCCCAGTAGCTTAGCTGCTTCAACAGTGCCCTCTTTATCTAGTTTTCCATCTCTAGAACTAGAAATGGTCTCTTCTTTATTTCTTGAAACATCCTTAACAAGCTCTACATGCCTCAGTTTCTCGGACCTATCATTCCCTTTTTCAGACTCATGACAGTCGGAAACCTTCTCAACAAGATTGTAACCGACTAACTGAACTGCTCCCACCTGTTCTTCTTTCCCTGATTTATCTTGTGTTTCCTCTGTGGAATCAGAAATgtcatcttctttctttcttgaacTGTTCTTAACCTCTTCTTCACGACTCACTTCCTTAGATTTATCATACCCTTTTCCAGACTCATGATCGTCAGAAACCTTGACACCAAGATCGTTACCCAGTAACTGAGCTGCTCCTACATTTTCCAAGGACGCTTTCCTCTTCCTCCTTAGCATAATCTCCTCAACGCTTGTAGGCCTTGTTCGAGCAGCAGATCCTTCGTAGACAAGCTTTTCATCTCCATAAGGCTTTTCCTTTTGATCACTAACTTCGTTCATCCTGATTTCTCAAGGAAAAAAAAGGGGTAAATTACTTTATTCGTTTTAGATATAACAAACAACAATCATAACCACCATCAAAGATAATCAAGTAGGAGTGCTCCCTCATCTCTAGCAACATATCATAACCGGAACTTCAAAATCAATAAAGAGAAGTAACAGCAACTGATCAATGTGCC
This genomic stretch from Raphanus sativus cultivar WK10039 chromosome 3, ASM80110v3, whole genome shotgun sequence harbors:
- the LOC108832793 gene encoding uncharacterized protein LOC108832793, whose amino-acid sequence is MNEVSDQKEKPYGDEKLVYEGSAARTRPTSVEEIMLRRKRKASLENVGAAQLLGNDLGVKVSDDHESGKGYDKSKEVSREEEVKNSSRKKEDDISDSTEETQDKSGKEEQVGAVQLVGYNLVEKVSDCHESEKGNDRSEKLRHVELVKDVSRNKEETISSSRDGKLDKEGTVEAAKLLGNDLVEKVSEDLASEKGNDRSKNVRHEERDEDSSRKKEDTTSSFRDEGLDKPRKKDHVEAAKLLGNDLVEKVSEYHASERELERSKKVSRESVKDSSRKKEDTTSSSREERLDKPVKKDPVDKVPDYRASEREHDRSKKLRPEERVKDSSKKKEDTISSSREEKSMKEDPVGAAQLLSNDLGEKVSDYHESKRGYHRSDKLRRQEHDKDRSRKKVEAISSSREEKLDKPTKDEEPAGNRKRKAEGKGSTAKEKIVEEDIKDRRIKKEETSSGFREERADKKIKKEDLAANRKIRVEGEFPTTEMKTRTDRDGRGVDTKMKVNRERPAEKTTEKQIHPQETGGEQGRNALEKLAGSRKRLRSLVVADIPRNENSMKPDCGNKRENQNGDHMKNRERNVSRRHDPAKLHSVEASERSEKREQPKSDQRDMRERRRSRSRDHGQDRHDPANLHSVEASERSEKREQPKSDQRDMRQRRRSRSRDHGHDREKRSSPLPISRHKRSREDRSENTAKDRSGKHHFNDNDKKVTSTVNNKSRRYSSSKSELGGYSPRKRREDASAKAASPSNLPSEKKVAKWDLPPTVTAGMFSNSGFSGLQPATQTAYPTISEASLMLLNPHIEASFRTPPAKQTSSVDSVQLTESTRRMRRLYAENVPDSASEKSLIECLNGYMLSSGSNHIKGSEPCISCIINKEKNQALVEFLTPQDASAALSLDGCSFAGSNLKIRRPKDYVETTSGELEKKEPATSALSDNVDDSSNKIFIGGFPKAISSEMLKEIVSVFGPLKAYRFVINNDLNQRCAFLEYTDGSVTPKACAGLNGMKLGGSVITAVCALPDASSVAATENPPSYGIPEHAKPLLGKPKHILKLKNLVDPEDLPLLSEPEVKEILEDVRLECARFGVIKSINIVEHERKDISGSYTDASMNQESKEVNVSVIPEKEEVSKKVDDTADNVDNGDVVRSDSSTGDNKLCEPLSVTALETITQANEDHDSTEQGNCEKLFGVSEAVTPQVGSTRAQDDADIPQEEVGSARTQEEPEIPQEEVGSALAQDEPENPQEVGSARAVKTRWDSGDKMEEEQDPKDVFEPGCIFIEYGRPEATRAAAHSLHGRLYENKVVKAEYVSKEVYKIRFPSG